In Silene latifolia isolate original U9 population chromosome X, ASM4854445v1, whole genome shotgun sequence, the following proteins share a genomic window:
- the LOC141616921 gene encoding cation/H(+) symporter 13-like, producing the protein MSEQWWTSGMVFKDKLVCQIQKPEFTAGFLYGDSPLDNPTSIVFFQLTIIFIFTRTLYFILQPLRQSMIVAQITAGLLMSPSVVTHHQELANKVFPPPGRYVLKTISSFGFMLHLFIMGVKIDMNAIRSTGVKSLVIGLSGLVFSLSLGSLAFYVVRQNTQLDQSLFTGIRLLITFNSLTFFMVTSGYNQDLKFCNTELGHLACSSSLAVDLPGLVGATICLTWFGTNDTSSDEDMAPRLVTILSVSLYYAVLFCILRPMVMNVVSRTPKGATTMKQTHLMLILVILMLAWYWGEALGQRFATFLFGLSLPDGPPLGSALAQKVELFTSGILLSIFCTMVGWRTNLSSWKGNPQIWGVELIFVIAHLGKLLGTVVSSTLVGVSFEDAIPLGFMMSFKGIMEVAALAAWNEQALLDDRLFSLSMLNIVLFTGVAFPLAQHLYDPSKRYKVMRRRNISGIDNLQVLVCIHSEEYVPGLLNLIQLMNNMSGNISLFTIQLIHLSGSSMPILEPLYKYKKSACNFVHFEHAVNAFNQLEDQGQGRVSVQHFVSVTPYKSMHNHICTLAHDKRVSIIITPFNKIWDIYGNVETCSPQIREVNKMMIPKAPCTVAILIDKKSQVAGSYHIVMLFIGGSDDQEALSLSCRMAEHPSVRLSVIWLKSSVDKPLLNGSQQDVRLMEDLQMKTTPDDNITIREEYVADGIGTTKVVLSMQHADLFVVGKYHEPQCPAIKGLTAWNDNPEIGALGDVLATSDFLFSILVVQREPLTHSKLHSSAYIGVDDFSSLSSFNETPKSNQSHWSLGV; encoded by the exons ATGTCAGAACAATGGTGGACAAGTGGGATGGTATTCAAGGACAAATTGGTGTGTCAAATTCAAAAACCAGAATTTACGGCTGGATTTTTATATGGAGATAGCCCTTTGGATAACCCAACCTCTATCGTATTTTTTCAGTTAACCATTATTTTCATCTTTACGAGAACCCTTTATTTCATCCTTCAACCTTTACGCCAAAGTATGATTGTCGCCCAGATTACT GCAGGATTACTAATGAGCCCCTCAGTTGTAACACACCACCAAGAATTGGCAAACAAGGTGTTCCCACCCCCGGGAAGATATGTTCTAAAGACTATCTCCAGTTTCGGCTTCATGCTTCATTTATTCATAATGGGAGTGAAAATTGACATGAATGCCATTCGAAGTACAGGAGTCAAGTCCTTAGTGATTGGCTTATCAGGTCTTGTCTTCTCTCTTTCCCTTGGAAGCTTAGCCTTCTATGTGGTTCGACAAAACACTCAGCTTGACCAAAGTTTATTCACAGGCATACGTTTACTAATCACTTTTAATTCATTGACATTCTTCATGGTCACTAGTGGCTACAACCAAGATCTCAAGTTTTGCAACACAGAGCTAGGCCACCTTGCTTGTTCCTCTTCCTTAGCTGTAGATTTACCAGGGTTGGTGGGGGCCACAATATGCCTCACTTGGTTTGGTACTAATGACACATCATCAGATGAAGACATGGCTCCAAGGCTCGTGACAATTCTATCTGTCTCTTTATATTACGCCGTTCTCTTCTGCATCTTACGACCAATGGTGATGAATGTTGTTAGTAGAACCCCTAAAGGAGCCACCACCATGAAGCAGACACATCTCATGCTCATTTTAGTCATTCTTATGTTGGCTTGGTATTGGGGGGAGGCCTTGGGGCAGAGGTTTGCTACTTTTCTTTTTGGATTGTCCTTACCAGATGGGCCTCCTCTTGGGTCCGCCTTAGCCCAAAAGGTAGAGTTATTCACATCGGGGATACTACTTTCTATATTTTGCACCATGGTTGGATGGAGGACTAATTTGTCCTCTTGGAAAGGAAATCCTCAAATATGGGGAGTGGAGCTCATCTTTGTTATTGCCCATCTTGGTAAGTTGTTAGGCACCGTTGTCTCATCCACTCTTGTGGGTGTGTCTTTTGAGGATGCAATCCCCCTTGGTTTTATGATGTCTTTTAAAGGTATTATGGAGGTCGCCGCTCTTGCTGCTTGGAACGAACAAGCG CTATTGGACGATCGTTTGTTTAGCCTATCAATGTTGAACATTGTGTTGTTCACAGGTGTAGCGTTTCCTTTAGCACAACATTTATATGATCCTTCTAAAAGATATAAGGTGATGAGGAGAAGAAATATTTCAGGAATTGATAATCTTCAGGTTTTAGTTTGCATTCACAGTGAAGAATATGTCCCTGGCCTTCTCAACCTAATACAACTTATGAATAATATGAGTGGCAATATCTCATTATTTACCATCCAACTTATACACCTAAGTGGCAGTTCAATGCCAATTCTAGAGCCATTGTACAAGTACAAGAAGTCGGCATGCAACTTTGTTCATTTTGAGCATGCAGTTAATGCCTTTAACCAATTAGAGGATCAAGGGCAAGGACGAGTAAGTGTGCAACATTTTGTCTCAGTGACACCATACAAGAGCATGCACAACCATATATGCACACTCGCACATGATAAGAGGGTCAGCATTATTATAACCCCTTTTAATAAAATATGggacatttatggaaatgtggagacTTGCTCCCCTCAAATAAGGGAAGTAAATAAAATGATGATTCCCAAAGCACCCTGCACAGTTGCCATTTTGATTGATAAAAAGAGTCAAGTAGCTGGCAGTTACCACATTGTCATGTTATTTATAGGTGGTTCTGATGATCAGGAAGCACTTTCTTTATCTTGTCGTATGGCTGAGCATCCAAGTGTAAGGTTATCCGTGATATGGCTTAAATCAAGTGTTGATAAGCCCTTGCTAAATGGATCTCAACAAGATGTTCGACTTATGGAGGATTTGCAGATGAAAACCACTCCGGATGATAATATAACTATTCGAGAAGAATATGTTGCAGATGGCATAGGGACAACCAAGGTGGTGTTATCGATGCAACATGCTGATTTGTTTGTAGTAGGAAAATACCATGAACCTCAATGTCCGGCCATAAAAGGCCTCACTGCTTGGAATGATAATCCTGAGATCGGGGCATTAGGGGACGTTTTGGCTACTTCTGATTTCCTCTTCTCTATATTGGTGGTGCAACGAGAACCTCTTACACATTCAAAGCTTCACTCTTCCGCGTATATTGGGGTTGATGATTTTTCGAGCTTAAGTAGCTTCAATGAAACTCCAAAAAGTAATCAATCCCATTGGAGTTTAGGCGTCTAG